Proteins encoded within one genomic window of Tamandua tetradactyla isolate mTamTet1 chromosome 11, mTamTet1.pri, whole genome shotgun sequence:
- the TSHB gene encoding thyrotropin subunit beta, whose amino-acid sequence MTAIFLISMLFGLACGQAMSFCVPTEHTMHIERRECAYCLAVNTTICAGYCMTRDINGKLFLPKYALSQDICTYRDFIYRTVEIPGCPYHVAPYFSYPMAVSCKCGRCNTDYTDCIQEGIKTNYCSKPQKSYVVGFSV is encoded by the exons ATGACTGCTATCTTCCTGATCTCCATGCTTTTTGGCCTTGCATGTGGACAAGCAATGTCTTTTTGTGTTCCGACTGAGCATACGATGCACATTGAAAGGAGAGAATGTGCTTATTGCTTAGCTGTCAACACCACCATCTGCGCTGGATACTGTATGACACGG gatataAATGGCAAGCTGTTTCTTCCCAAATACGCTCTATCCCAGGATATTTGTACATACAGAGACTTCATCTACAGGACTGTAGAAATACCAGGATGCCCATACCATGTTGCTCCTTATTTCTCCTACCCTATGGCTGTAAGCTGTAAGTGTGGCAGGTGTAATACTGACTATACTGATTGTATACAGGAGGGCATCAAGACAAACTACTGTTCCAAACCCCAGAAGTCCTATGTGGTGGGATTTTCTGTCTAA